The window AGTTGCCGTTGCTCCCCGGATCACTCACACCGAGTTTGCCGTTCATGGCGTCAATCATGGCCTGAAAGTTCGCCGTGAGTTCTGAAGCTCTGGCCGGTGCGCCAGAGACGAATGGGTAGGGCAGGCTCAGGGTCTGGGCCAGAGCGGCCGTACTTCCCAGAGCAACGAGTCCAATAACAACGTTCAGGTGGGGACGTTTCATAACAACCTCAAGGACAGCTCTATAGAGATGGCGGACGCGCGTTACTGCCAGTGGAATTCGTCTAACAAGCTGACGTCGTACAGACTCTTGCAGCGGTTCGAGGTCGTCTCGTATCCCAGAAAGACGGACGGGGCATCCACCGGCCCAGCCACACGCCAGCCACACTGGTAGGTGATGGTGGTGGCGCCACTTCCATACGTGCTGTCGCCGAAGGTCACGACCTGACTTGCACCCAGGGCCAGCGCACGGGTGGTGACGGCCGCGTTGTCCTGCTGCTCATCGAGGCTCTGCGTGACGCGGGTTTCACTGTCGAGTACCACCTCAAACAGCATGCTGAAGGTGTAGGGCTCCTCCCGGTTCTCTACCGGCTTCGGGAAGCGCAGCGCCACAGTGACCTGACCGTCGTACTGATCCGGCGCCGGATTGGCACTCAGTGTCCGCGAACCAGCCACGCAGTTCGTCACGCACTGCACCACAAAACCGTACGGCAGCAGGTTCAAATCAGGATGGGTCAGGGTCGTCTGCAGGTCGGCGACTTCTGTTTCCGGCAGGATCTGAAAGTCCATCTGGCTGGCGTTAATCACGACTTTCGAGCCCTGCAGGCTGCGGCCATGAAGGGGCATCACGCTCTGTGCGAGCGCCGCCGGGTCTGCCAGCGGGCTGCCGTCAAAGCGTTTCATGTCTCGCACAGCCGTGCCGCTGTAGGTTGGGTGACCCGAAGCGGCGCCCCCGGCCACAGCGAGCAAGGTGATGTTCTGCTGCGCCGTGCTGTAGGGCGTGCCGTCCAACTGGGCATTTCGGATGTTGAACGTGGCCCAGAGGTGGCGTGTCCCTCGGCCCAAGCCCACCGGCGTGGGAACGTCGAAGCTGCCGTTGACGGCGGGCTTCATCTGAAGGCCCGCGGTGCGGTCTGTCAGGGCTTGACCCTCCAGGCCCGGGGGCAGCGCCCGTACCGCAACACTCTGCGGCTGTGCGGTACCAACGCCGACGAAGGTAATTTCGACCAGGCCCAGGGATCTGGGGCCAGCAGGACGGGTGGGGCCAGGAACCGGTTCAGGCAACGGGGCGGGTGTGGGGGCGGTGCAGCCCACCAGCACGGCGCAGAGCGACCACAGCATCCAGGGCAATCTCACGCGAACCGTCGGCTCGAGCGGGAAAAGAAGGGAATGTAGGGTACGGCAGAGCGCCTCTCGGGGCAATTCGGCATTGATGAGCCTCCTGAGAAAAGTATAAAGGCTGGAATGTCAAGAAACTGCACGCGCTGAGGATATCAATCGCTGACGGCGCCTTCTAAGCTCATGATTGGTTAATATCAAATGTTGATTCGGTTAAGTTTTACATACCAGGAGGGTTGTGTTGCTTTAACCGAGTCAGGGGAGACTGACCCGCCGTAACCGGCGCCAAACCCCACCGCCACCACGATCATCCAGCACACCCAGACGGCTGTACCACCGTTCTCCCTGAGCTCTGGGCGAGCGGCTCAACCTGCTCGGATTGTTTCTGATGTTCCCTAGTGCAGTCACTCTAATGATTCTGGTGGCCGGAGAACTGGGGATGCAGATTCAAGTTTGCCCGGAGGATGACTACTGCAGCGGATTGCATGGGCAGGCTTACAGGCCGTATCAACGGAGGTGTGACCTTAACTGGCCCCAAAGCAGACAGAGGGTGGGGTGGCCTGAATCTCAGATCACCCCCGCTGCGACCGCCGACCATGTCTAAAACGCTGGTCTCTGATGGTTTCTTCTGGTCAAGGCGGAAACGCTGGTACGGGAATGATGAAGAGGCTTCAGGGTTCAGGCCTGCAGATTCAGCAACTCCTGCGCTCGTTTCCGCCGTTTGAACCCCTGTTGTTGCCGTCTGTGCCGTAGCCGTTGGGTTGGGCTGTGGTGTTGCTGGCACGGGATCGGCAACGACCAGAGCAGTGGCGTTGGCGGTACCGCTGTTCAGGTAACTCACCCGGTATTCCAGCACGTCCCCAGGTTTGCCCAGGCCGCTCAAGCTCCAGACTGCCGATCCGGGGCAGATCGCTGCAGGTAGGATCAGCCCACAGCTGCGCACCTCTTTGGTCAGGATCAGATTGATCACCCGGGTCGTGGCGGCGGCTGCATTGTTACTGCCGTTCAACTCTGGCAGCGTGTTCGGAACAGTGATGGTCACGCCGTTGACGATGGTGCCCGTGCCCCCAGTGCCGGTCACGGTCAGCAGCAGGGAAGGTCAGGGTACTGATTGATGGTCAAGCTCGCTGGGCAGGCCGCACCTCCAGTCGCCGTGCAGGTGATGCCCATGGGTGTGAAGTTAGCCACCGACGGATCACGCAGCGTGGCCCCATTCGCGCCCCGCAGACCTGCGTTGGTGACGGTGAGCGTGTAGGAGATAGACCGGCCCGCCGACGCGAACTGCGGGCCGGTTTTGGTGATGACCAGATCGGTGCTGATGCCCGTGGTTGCCGGGGGAGTGTTCAGGCCGCCGGACGGGCCGCCGCTGTAGGTGGCGGTAGCGGTGTTGCTCACGCCCGCCGCCCCGTCTGGATACGGCGTGTAGACTCTGACCTGAAAGGTGACGGTGACGGCTGTGCCCGCACCCACCGTGATCACACTGGGAAAGCTGCCGGCACTGCCGATGGGGGCACCGGCGGCGTACGGCATGGTGCTGCCCGTAGCGTCGGGGATTGCCACGCCATTGGTGGTGGTGCTGCCCGCCACGTACGTGGTGTTGGGAATCAGGCTCAGGCTGAAGCTGAAGTGGCTCGGTGCTTCTTCAGCCTGAGCAAACGGTCAGTCAGGCAACTGGTTCAGGAGAATATTCACGCTCCTGGCCCCCGCCGAACAGGGGGTAGTAAAGGCAGGGGGACGGCCTCGCAGGGGTCTTCTCGTGGCTCCTGTGGCGCCACCGGTTTTTCACTGTGCCAGACACCTCTTTTGGGAAGAGATTTATAGCTTTGACCGATCAGGTGAGCGTATTCTGTTCTGAACGTAATGACGAGCTGAGTCCAGATCAGGATTTTTCTACCGACCGCACGAGTAGGGGAGCCTGTTTCGATTTTTCGTACTAACTACGATTAGTGCGAAAAATGAGTCACTCAAATCCACTGTCACGTTCCTCTCCCTCCGCCTTTCACTTTCAGGCGCAGACTCTTCGCTGTGAGGCTCACGACGTGAGCCTTGGCACACCAGCAGGGAACGCCCCTGAGCCGCGTGCCTTGAGGGAAAAACAGATCACGCCGCGGGTCAAGCCCGAACGGCTTGTTTCTTGGTGGGTCTTCCTCAACTCTCATGGCACAACGGGACTGAACGGATGTTGGGGGAACCTCACCAACAACACGCCCCCGCTGAACAGGCGAACCAGAGGCGGTGGTGGAGTCTGTCTGGTGCCGAAACTGACTCGTCGTTTGTCGTGCCAGCCGTGGCGATGTGCAGGAGCCATTCCCGGCCTAAACGACTGAACTTACATCACGATGAAGTATCGCCGACTCACCCCAGCTGACTGTTAATAAAGAGGGGGAAACTCTGGATACCCATAGCGGCTCGCTTCAAGCGTTAACCAACTTTTTCGCGTCCAACATGAGCTTCACTGAAGGTTCAAAGGCTCATCCTCTTTGCCCTGTATTTCCTTGCGCACGACTGTGATAACCCTTTGATCTCTTGAAAGGGTTGTGTTGCCTTCGGGTGCCACCGGGAACCCCGACGGGGTTCCCGGTGGCACAGTTCCTCAGTGAAGGGGGCGCTGAATGGGATACACCATTCGCGGAGGGTCTCGTGGCTGACCTATTGGGCCGCGCTGGTGCAGTCATTCTTGGACATCCCGGCCACTCAGGGGAAAGTGGCGGTACAGCCAGATGGCGTGCTGGATGATGGTCACGGGGAAACGGTGGCCGCAGCGGTTTCGGGTCGGTCACGGCGGGTCAGCTGACAGTTGAGGCTGGGAGTGCTGATGAAGCCCCGGACAAGTGAGGTGTTGTCAGGTTCCTGTCACAGGATCAGGCGCACGCTGGCGTATGCCCAAAGCAGACAAGCCGACACCTCCGCCACCAGCCCCTAAACCAGACTCGGCAGGCGGTGCAGCCGGGTAATCCAGAGAGCACCAGGCCTGGCCCTCCCCTGTGCTGATGCGTGGGCGAGGGGTTTTTGGGTTTTCCCTCACCGGCTGGATCGTTCGCGTGTCCCGGCTTCTGGCGTTTCACCGACCCGGTGACCAAGCACGCGCACCCGACCAGGAATCCCAGTGGGAGCGTCACTAAGCCGAACCAGCCCATCATGGCCAGGGTATTGAGCTGCAGCGCAGGTGTCCCACCCTAGGATCAGGCAGGCTTGAACGCCTGCGCTGCTGAGCAGGCAACCGGGGGCGCTGACGGCGAGTCATGCGCTCCTCTTCTGCGCTCAGGCGTGGGCAGGCGCTTGGGTCGTCAACCAAATCCACGGGCGCAGTATCCATTTCGGAGGGGCGGACGAACACTGGTCAGTTACAGCCCACGGCGGCAGGTCTTGAAAACGGCGGTACAGCAACAAGAGGGTGGCGGGAAACAGAGAGGAAGGGGTCCAACGCTGGTTTATTGAAGGAATAACAGTGCTAGGATTAGGATAGAGAGTACAAAACCTGAGCAGCGTTTCTACCTCAGCACTCAGGTTCTCGGGCAAACCAGGCAATGACCTCTAAACTGGTCTGAAAGCTGGACAGCACAACTCATCCCTTTGCCTCAGCCCAGGCCTCTGCCGGTAATGCGTAAGCGGAACAGAGCAGGGGTTGAACTGGGAGGAAGCGCTAAGCGTGTATCCTAAGAGAACAGTGTTCACTATTCCTAGACTCCCAGTCTCTTGAACTGTTATTCCTATATAATTCCTAGAGTCTAACTGCGTCTGTCTCTCCCGTCAAAAGCGGCTTTGGTCGCTGCGCCATAAACAGCATCAGCCCACGACCAAGACCGGTGGCACTGATGACCACAAAAGGACGGGCAGCCAATGGATACCGAGCAGCAACGCGCCTTTACGTGCGGATGGACTGCTCCCCGCGGCGCAGCAGTCCCATCTCAGCGGCTTTCCCCACTGCTTCGGCCCGCGAATGGCTGTCCAGGCTTGCCAAGATACGGCCCACATGCATTTCTACAGTTCTGGGGCTCAACATCAAGACTTGGGCAATGGCCTTGTCGGTGCGGCCCAGCGCCACCAACCGCAGCACTTCCAGTTGCCGCTGCGTCAGTCCGGCGACCAGCTGATCTGCTGGAGTCCGGGCACCGCGGCGCTCTGGCCGTTGGCCCAATTCCTGAAGGGTGTGGGCGGCGCGGCCCACCAACGCCACCGCATTCAGGTTCCGCGCAGTGCGGTGTGCGGCCACAACGTGGGCCACTGCTGCACCATGCTGTCCCAGCGCCGCCAGAACCTGCCCAGCCCGCAGGCGGGTCGACGCTTCCTCAAAGGGCGTCCGGGCATCGTTGAGCAGTTGCGCCGCAATCCCGAACTGGTTGGCCGCAAGGTCTGGCTGGCCTTCTGCCCACGCCACCTCTGCCAGCGCGTGTGCCAAGGCCGAATATCCGGTGGGGCCGCCGCTCAGATGGGCGGCGCGGCCCAGCGCATCGGCGGCGCGCCGCAGGTCGTCGGTGCCTCCAGTAGACGCAAATAAAGTTGAGGCCCAGCGCATGGGAAACAGAATGTGATAATGGTCTTCTATTCCCTCCCAAACGTCCAGCAGATCGCGTGCCCAGCCCGCCGCCGCCATTGGACGCCCCGCCACCTCGTCAGCCAGTGCCAGCCCCCACAGCGCACGCATCTGCACGGGCGAACTGCCCGTTTGCCTGCCCAATGCCAGTGCTTCCAGGAGCAGGGGCCGGGCACGGCTGGGCTGACCCCGGTGCGCCAGTACCGTACCTAACATGGCCCCGGCGACGGCGCGTGGCCCCAGCGGAGCCGCCACCGAATCCAGCACCAGGCGGCATTCGGTTGCCGCTCTGTCCCACGCGCCCGTCTGGTACAGAGGCACGGCGACGCACGCCCGGCAGGCATAGGCCGCCGCAGAGCCGCTCGCCTCACACAGTTCCAGCGCCTCGGCGTAGGTGTCGCGGGCCGCCGCGTAATCTCCGGCATGTTCTAATGCATCGGCCATGCGGTGAAGCACCTCCGCGGTGGCATGCACAAAACCGCCGTGCAGCGCGAGGTTCAGAGCGTCACGGGTCACTTGCAGGCCAAGTTCAATCTTCCCGGTGCGGGCCAGAGCATTCCCCTGCTGACCCAGAATACGGGCCTCCAGGTCAGGGCGATTGGCTGTGCGGGCTTCCTCCAGAGCGCGGGCCAGGCTGGCCAGGGCGGCGGTGCAGCTTCCGCCCGCCCGCAGAGCCGCGCCCACGGCCAGGCGTTCCTCGGCGGCCTGCCCCAGCCAGCCGCCCGTACAGAAGGCGTCGGCAGCCACGCGGCGGGCCTCCAGGGCCTGTTCCCATAACCCCTGAAGTTCCAGCGACCCGGCCAGGTGCCGTTGAGACTCGGCCCAGCCGTGCAGGTCGCCCGCGTCTCGGCGTGCCCCAGCCGCCTCCCGCCACGCCCGGCTGGCTTCGGGCAACAGGCCGCAGGTCTGGGCGCAGTGTCCCAGCTGATCCAGCACTTCCAGGCGGCGGGCTTCTTCCACTCCGGCAGGCCACAGTTCCAGGGCGCGGCCTGCGGCTTCGGCGGCGTCCCGGTAGGCATGCAGGCGGCACGAGGCCTGTGCCGAGGCCACCAACGCGGCCCGCGCCCGCTCTGGTTCGTGCCCGGCCAGCCAGTGTTCTGCGGTGTGGCTGGGCGGCGCACCCGCGGCTTCCAGCTGTGCGGCCACCTGCCGGTGCAGGGTGCGGCGGCGTGCCCACGGAATGCCCGCGCAGATCGCGTCTCGGATCAGGGCGTGCCGAAACGCAGCCTGTTCTCCTTCCCAGACCAGCAGGCCGCGTTCAGTCAGCGTGTCGAACGTCGAATCGTCGGCCAGCAAGTCCCGCAGCACATTGGCCTCAAACGAGAGACCCAGGACAGCAGCAGTTTCGGCGGCGGCGCGGGCTTCGGGCGGAAAACGGTCGAGGCCCAGCAAGATGGCGTCGCGCAGGGTCTGGGGCACAAGGGTCTGGGGCACAGCCGCGATGCCCGCAGCCGTTCCTGGGGCAAGGAGGCCCAGTTGCCCAGTCTGGTCGGGCGCCAACCGCCCGCCCGACCACAGCGCCCCCACCAGTTCGCGCACAAACAGCGGCACGCCTTCGGTGCGCTGATACAGCAGTTCGGCCAACGGTGGGGCCAGCGGTGCGCCCAGAACGGCGCTCGCCAAGTCCGCCGTTTCCACCCTTCCCAGCGGCTCCAGGCCCAGTTCTTCCAAGCGGCCCGTGCGCCGAAGCTCCAACCGGGCGCGCCGAAGTGGGTGAGCGCGGGGCAATTCTTCAGTGCGGAACGTGCCGATCAGCAGCGCGGGGCTGTCCGTCAGCCACTCGGCCACCAGGGGCAGCAACTGCAGGGTGGCGTGGTCGGCCCACTGCAAATCTTCTAGCACCAGGGCCAGCGGCCCAGCCTGCATCAATGCTTCCAGTGCGCTGCGGACGGCCTGCTGCAAGGCCAGTGGGGTCGTCTGAGCCTTAGCTCCCTTGCTGGCCAGAGCTGGGCTGACTGGAGGTGGGTTGCCAGAAAGGGTCGCGCCGAGTTCGGGCAACAGGAGGGCCAGATGCTCTCGCAGCGGCAGTTGGTCAAGGACACCCGGAACCAGCGCCATTCCGGCACGCAACAGAGCCGCGATGGGTGAAAAGGGCGCAGCCGTGCGGGTTTGCCGCGACGAACCCCGCAAGGCCGGAAGGCGTTCGGCCAGCAATACTGTTTCCAGCAACTGGGTTTTGCCGATCCCCGCCTCACCCGAAATCAGCAGGACACCGCCGCGACCCTCACGGCAACGCCTGACGGCGTGGGCCAGGGCTGCCTGCTCCGGAACGCGGCCGATCAGAACCAACGTGCTTGCGGGCAATGGGTTCATCGCCCCATGAGCGTACTCCCTGCCAGTGCTGTACTGGCCCAAGCTGCACTCACTCAAGCTGCGCTGGCCCATTACCGTAGAACCCCGTACCACTGCTGATCGGCGGCCGCTTAGGCTGCGGGCAGGTCGCCCACCTGGAACGGAAGAGGCAGGAATAAGTGCCAGCGGGCGGCCAAGGAGCGACCCTATGACCGCAACCGATTCGGTGCCGGGTTCACAGCAGACTTCACACGCCCAGGCTTCAGAGGCTCCGACCCCAGAAATGCAGGCCTTCAAAGCCCGCCTGAAGGCCACCTGGGAAAGTGGAGACTACGGCGTGTTCGCGCAGTACCTCGAACCCGGCGCACTGGTGTTCCTGCGCGGCCTGAACCTGAAGGCTCCAGAACGCCTGCTGGATGTGGCGTGTGGCGCGGGCCAACTTGTCATTCCGGCGTCGCGGGAAGGGATAGACGCGGTGGGGGTAGACATCGCCTCGAACCTGATCGCGCAGGCCCGCCACCGTGCCGAAGCCGAGGGCCTGAGCGCCCGGTTCGATGAGGGCGACGCTGAAGACTTGCCGTATCCAGACGCGAGTTTCGAGGTGATCAGCAGTTTATTCGGCGCGATGTTCGCCCCCCGTCCGAATCTGGTGGCCGCCGAACTGGTGCGGGTCTGCACTCACGGCGGGCGAATCGTGCTGGGCAACTGGACACCTGCCAGCTTTATCGGCGGCATGTTCAAGGTCATGGGCCGCCACGTTCCGCCCCCCACGCTGATGCCGTCGCCCATGCTGTGGGGAGACGAATCGGTGGTGCGCGAGCGCCTCAGCAGTGGGCTGCGGGAACTCAGCGTAGAGCGCACGCCCTATCCCTTCGCCTACCCATTTGACCCGGCCAGAGTCGTGGAATTCTTCCGCACCTTCTATGGCCCCACCAACCGGGCCTTCGCGGCGCTGGATGACGCCGGGCAAGCGGCGCTGCGGGCCGACCTCGAAGCCCACTGGACAGAACACAATCAGGCCACCGACGGCACGACCCGCCTGGAATCCGAACTGTTGGTGGTGCGGGGCGTTCGCGCTTAAGCTGTGCCTCACAGGCCTCCGGTCCAGGGCAACTTGCAAAGCTACGCACTAGAGCAAGGGCAGAAAGGAACGAACTCTGTATGACACTGCACTCGCCGCGTCCCTGGAGGAGGTCACCAAGAATAGAAATACACCGGCCACAACAGCTGCAGTGGGGCCTGTCCGGTTGACATGGATGGTATAAGGTGCTTGACCTCTCCCCTGCGGTGACGGAGAAGACATTGGCGATTCCCGGCTAAATTGAAATTGTGATTGTAGGCCAGAGATGAGTGCCGCCCCAGCGCCGCAATGAGCTGGGGTAGCGGGCGCGTGAGCTGAGACCGTGAGCTGAGGCGACGAGGTGCTGTCCGTTCTGGTTTCGCTGCCTTCCGTGACACGCTCACCCGGTCAGGCGCGGCGCTGTCGGCTGGCCCCCGCCAGTCCCGCCAACCCGGCCAGTCCGGCCAGACCTAAAATGCTCCAGGGAAACGGGTTACCGGTCATACCAGGCGGCACGGTGGACGCTTCCGGATCAAGGCTGGGGCCTTCCCCTGTGCCAGTCACACCTGTATCTGCGGCAGCAGTGTCTGTAGAAACGGCGGCATCCACCATGAGGGCAGAGGTCTTGGGTGCCTGTGCAGCAGCGACGGGGAACACAAGCATCCAGACGAGCAAGAGGGTTTTCATGGGGTTACCTTCCTGTGTTGGGGTATTGAGAGTGGCGTGGCCCCTGAGATGAAGGGCAGGTCAATCTGCGGTGGAGGGAAATGAGCGGCTGCCCTCTCTGGTCGGGGCGGGGTTCATTCTGCCCACTTGCAAGGTCTACAGCTTTGTTCCCCGGGATTCAGCCCCTCTGACTGGGTATGACCAAGGTGGCCGCCGCACCTCCGCCTGCACTGAGGGAAAACCCTTTTGCCACACGGCGACTTGCCCAGTGACTGAAGGGACTTGTAGAGCTGCTCAACAGGGCCGACTGTACGGGAATCCTACGGAAGCCGTATCACTGGCGATTGGCCGCGGAGATCCTGGCCGCGCGCCCTCCCCACTGAAGCAGGTGGTTCATGTATCTGTGGGAGAGACCTTGAACGAGCAGTTCGGCCACCTGCCTGTGGTCTGTTCCCACAGGATGCGTGAAAGATTCGGGGACATTGAACTCATTGATCTGCGCGCCTTGCAAGAGCAGGATATTGCTGTAAGTCACGACGAGTGGAAGCTGCACCTTGAAGCTGGGATTTTTCAATCCATCCAGCGGGAGTTGCATCAGAATCAGCAGGGTGACAGCTCCCGCGACCTCTGAACCCGGTGAGAGGGCGCAGAGCCGTTGAAAGCGGATATTTTGATATCCCTGCTGTTCCAGCACCCTCTGGATCTGGCTCTGCAGTTCAGCCAGGTATGCTTGGGCGCGTTGTTCTACCTCCTCCCGCGCTTGAAGAATCTGGGCGAAATCGAAGGCGCAGGGTGTTGGCTCGGTCAGAGAAGGCGTAGGAACGTTCTTGCTGTCGGCACTGAACAGGTGTGAGGTCGGCATGGTATGCCCAGCATGCCCGAGGTGGGAACGGCGCGTCGTGCTGACGGCTTGAAGGTGGATTGGCAGGTTTTGAAGAGTGTTCCCCAGTTGTCTCAACGTGCCTTTAAGAAAACCAGGAATGAAGGAACGTGTCCTGGGCGGAAAGCTGGTTCAAGCCCGTAACAATGGGTCTCAGAACGTCTTGATCAGGAGCTGAGGAAGTGCCCGAACGAACGGCTTGAGCGGAGCAGTCCGTTCGCCTTGCCCGTCCGAATCAACCGCACTGCCCGTGCTGACGTTGGGGGGGGCTTCATCCGACTCACACCCCTCTGCAAAGAGATGAAAAATTTGCTTCATAGAAGCGAGGGCCAAACGGCTTGTTCCTTGGCCAGACTTCCAGGCATGCTCCTTCTCCGCCATCTACGCCATCTACGCCAAGTCCTGAAGCACCTGAATCATTGGTTTGAACGTCAGTCTATTCTTGGACAACCCGCAGTTCTTCAGCCCTGCTTCGCGGTTGTCCGTGTCTCCGGGTGTGGACGAGTCACGCCCCCCCGTGTGGACAGAAACAACGAACTTCATTCGGCCTGGAGGCGTGATGAGTGACCTCTCGTCTGCCGCCGGGCATCCTTTCCCCCGCCCTCTGGAACTGTGGATTGGGGTGGAATGCACGCTGAACCGGGTGGGCGACACCTTCCTTGACCAGCTCAGCGTCAATGGTCACGCCGAGCGGCCCCAGGACCTCGATCTGCTTGCGGGGCTGGGTGCCCGGCGCATCCGCTACCCGGTGCTGTGGGAGGCGGTGGCTCCCGAGGATCCGCAGATCTTGGATTGGCGCTGGACTGACGAACGGCTCTCACGGCTGCGCGAGCTGGACTTGATGCCCATTGCCACGCTGCTGCACCACGGCAGTGGCCCCCACTACACCAACCTGCTTGATCCAGAATTTCCGGAGAAGCTGGCGGCCTACGCCCGACAGGTCGCCGAACGTTACCCCTGGCTGCGGGCCTATACCCCCGTCAACGAGCCGCTGACCACCGCGCGTTTCAGCGCCCTGTACGGCATCTGGTATCCCCACCACACCTCGGATACGAGTTTCGTGCGGGCGCTGCTGAACGAGTGCCGGGGGACGGTTCTCGCCATGCAGGCGATCCGGGAGGTTCGGCCAGACGCCGAGCTGATCCAGACCGACGACCTGGGCAAGGCGCACGCCACGCCAGCAATGCAGCCCGAGGCAGACTTCCAGAACGAGCGGCGCTGGCTGGCCTACGACCTGCTGT of the Deinococcus sp. QL22 genome contains:
- a CDS encoding helix-turn-helix transcriptional regulator — its product is MNPLPASTLVLIGRVPEQAALAHAVRRCREGRGGVLLISGEAGIGKTQLLETVLLAERLPALRGSSRQTRTAAPFSPIAALLRAGMALVPGVLDQLPLREHLALLLPELGATLSGNPPPVSPALASKGAKAQTTPLALQQAVRSALEALMQAGPLALVLEDLQWADHATLQLLPLVAEWLTDSPALLIGTFRTEELPRAHPLRRARLELRRTGRLEELGLEPLGRVETADLASAVLGAPLAPPLAELLYQRTEGVPLFVRELVGALWSGGRLAPDQTGQLGLLAPGTAAGIAAVPQTLVPQTLRDAILLGLDRFPPEARAAAETAAVLGLSFEANVLRDLLADDSTFDTLTERGLLVWEGEQAAFRHALIRDAICAGIPWARRRTLHRQVAAQLEAAGAPPSHTAEHWLAGHEPERARAALVASAQASCRLHAYRDAAEAAGRALELWPAGVEEARRLEVLDQLGHCAQTCGLLPEASRAWREAAGARRDAGDLHGWAESQRHLAGSLELQGLWEQALEARRVAADAFCTGGWLGQAAEERLAVGAALRAGGSCTAALASLARALEEARTANRPDLEARILGQQGNALARTGKIELGLQVTRDALNLALHGGFVHATAEVLHRMADALEHAGDYAAARDTYAEALELCEASGSAAAYACRACVAVPLYQTGAWDRAATECRLVLDSVAAPLGPRAVAGAMLGTVLAHRGQPSRARPLLLEALALGRQTGSSPVQMRALWGLALADEVAGRPMAAAGWARDLLDVWEGIEDHYHILFPMRWASTLFASTGGTDDLRRAADALGRAAHLSGGPTGYSALAHALAEVAWAEGQPDLAANQFGIAAQLLNDARTPFEEASTRLRAGQVLAALGQHGAAVAHVVAAHRTARNLNAVALVGRAAHTLQELGQRPERRGARTPADQLVAGLTQRQLEVLRLVALGRTDKAIAQVLMLSPRTVEMHVGRILASLDSHSRAEAVGKAAEMGLLRRGEQSIRT
- a CDS encoding class I SAM-dependent methyltransferase, whose product is MTATDSVPGSQQTSHAQASEAPTPEMQAFKARLKATWESGDYGVFAQYLEPGALVFLRGLNLKAPERLLDVACGAGQLVIPASREGIDAVGVDIASNLIAQARHRAEAEGLSARFDEGDAEDLPYPDASFEVISSLFGAMFAPRPNLVAAELVRVCTHGGRIVLGNWTPASFIGGMFKVMGRHVPPPTLMPSPMLWGDESVVRERLSSGLRELSVERTPYPFAYPFDPARVVEFFRTFYGPTNRAFAALDDAGQAALRADLEAHWTEHNQATDGTTRLESELLVVRGVRA